In Cryptosporangium aurantiacum, one DNA window encodes the following:
- a CDS encoding TerC family protein, with protein sequence MGVTTTGWALTVAVILVLLALDLILGTIRPHAVGFREATAWSVFYILVAVVFGFVLAGQYGWDYGTEYFAGYIVEKSLSVDNLFVFVIIMSTFAVPREHQHKVLTFGIIAALVLRAIFIAVGAALLELFSFMFLIFGLILLWTAVQLFRHRDEDPDIENNALVRTARRVLPVTDEYLGGRLLARVDGRRVVTPLFVVLIAIGGTDILFALDSIPAVFGVTSEAYIVFVANAFALLGLRALFFLVTGLLDRLVYLSAGLALILAFIGVKLVLHWAHDLSDAVPVIPTPLSLVVILGILLITTVASLLKTRRDPTAKAHAGVVLGSPSHPPEHE encoded by the coding sequence ATGGGCGTGACGACCACGGGCTGGGCCCTGACCGTCGCCGTGATCCTCGTGCTGCTCGCGCTCGACCTGATACTCGGCACGATCCGGCCGCACGCGGTCGGGTTCCGCGAGGCCACCGCGTGGTCGGTGTTCTACATCCTGGTCGCGGTGGTGTTCGGGTTCGTACTCGCCGGGCAGTACGGGTGGGACTACGGCACCGAGTACTTCGCCGGCTACATCGTCGAGAAGAGCCTGTCGGTCGACAACCTGTTCGTGTTCGTCATCATCATGTCGACGTTCGCGGTGCCCCGGGAGCACCAGCACAAGGTGCTGACGTTCGGGATCATCGCCGCGCTGGTGCTGCGCGCGATCTTCATCGCGGTCGGCGCGGCCTTGCTGGAGCTGTTCTCGTTCATGTTCCTGATCTTCGGGCTGATCCTGCTCTGGACCGCCGTGCAGCTGTTCCGGCACCGGGACGAGGACCCGGACATCGAGAACAACGCGCTGGTGCGGACCGCGCGCCGCGTGCTTCCGGTGACCGACGAGTACCTGGGGGGACGCCTGCTCGCCCGGGTCGACGGGCGCCGGGTCGTCACCCCGCTGTTCGTCGTGCTGATCGCGATCGGCGGCACCGACATCCTGTTCGCGCTGGACTCGATCCCGGCCGTCTTCGGCGTCACCAGCGAGGCGTACATCGTCTTCGTCGCCAACGCGTTCGCGCTGCTCGGGCTGCGGGCGTTGTTCTTTCTGGTCACCGGCCTGCTGGACCGGTTGGTGTACCTGTCGGCCGGGCTGGCGCTGATCCTCGCGTTCATCGGCGTGAAGCTGGTCCTGCACTGGGCGCACGACCTGAGCGACGCGGTTCCGGTGATCCCGACGCCGCTCTCCCTCGTCGTCATCCTCGGGATCCTGCTGATCACCACCGTGGCGAGCCTGCTCAAGACGCGGCGTGACCCGACCGCGAAGGCGCACGCGGGCGTTGTCCTGGGCTCGCCGTCCCACCCGCCGGAGCACGAGTAG
- a CDS encoding EAL and HDOD domain-containing protein: protein MFKPFPDGSAPPLVHVGRRPVHDRSGAVVAYRLLFRDTAPGAVASSARTTALTQLIVTAFTEFGISELAGSLTCLVTVNRDFLTGAVPLPFAPGQVVLAVDEPFPLDDEAVAGGAALAGRGFPLAVDAFTWGTPQERLLPFAGYVTLDLRGADRAAADDARRRLSAAPGVRMIAGHLETAEQFDLALELGFELFEGPAVGRVRTASRPALSPAAASRLQLIALLSGDDVGIDEVTDAVAEDPAVSYRLLHAAGAAASGQISKVASLREAVVLLGLDRIQGWVTLMLLSDGATLDAYRASVVLGRARFCRNLAPMHDAPPDAAFTVGLLSGLADVLGVPAAELIVALPLADALVAALVDGDGPLGATLRTAVRYSEGRVERLPGALGPRQLIEAQLGAFRWTNRLLATAA, encoded by the coding sequence CGGCGCCGCCGCTCGTGCACGTGGGGCGCCGGCCCGTCCACGACCGGAGCGGCGCGGTCGTCGCGTACCGGCTGCTGTTCCGGGACACCGCGCCGGGGGCCGTCGCGTCGTCCGCGCGCACGACCGCGCTCACCCAGCTGATCGTCACCGCGTTCACCGAGTTCGGGATCTCCGAGCTGGCCGGGTCGCTGACCTGCCTGGTCACCGTGAACCGCGACTTCCTCACCGGCGCCGTCCCGCTGCCGTTCGCCCCCGGGCAGGTCGTGCTCGCGGTCGACGAGCCGTTTCCGCTGGACGACGAGGCCGTGGCCGGCGGGGCCGCGCTGGCCGGTCGCGGCTTCCCGCTCGCGGTCGACGCGTTCACCTGGGGAACTCCGCAGGAGCGTCTGCTGCCGTTCGCCGGCTACGTGACGCTCGACCTGCGCGGCGCCGATCGGGCCGCAGCGGACGACGCCCGCCGCCGACTGAGCGCCGCGCCCGGCGTCCGGATGATCGCGGGTCACCTGGAAACGGCGGAGCAGTTCGACCTGGCGCTCGAACTGGGGTTCGAGCTGTTCGAGGGCCCGGCCGTCGGCCGGGTCCGCACCGCGTCCCGGCCCGCGCTCTCTCCGGCGGCGGCGTCCCGGCTGCAGCTGATCGCGCTGCTCAGCGGCGACGACGTCGGGATCGACGAGGTCACCGACGCGGTGGCGGAGGATCCCGCGGTCAGCTACCGCCTGCTGCACGCCGCCGGTGCCGCGGCGTCCGGGCAGATCAGCAAGGTGGCCTCGCTGCGCGAGGCGGTCGTGCTGCTCGGTCTCGACCGGATCCAGGGCTGGGTGACGCTGATGCTGCTCAGCGACGGCGCGACGCTCGACGCGTACCGAGCCTCGGTGGTGCTCGGCCGCGCCCGGTTCTGCCGCAACCTCGCCCCGATGCACGACGCGCCCCCGGATGCGGCGTTCACCGTCGGCCTGCTGTCCGGCCTCGCGGACGTCCTCGGGGTGCCGGCCGCTGAGCTGATCGTGGCGCTTCCGCTCGCGGATGCGCTGGTCGCCGCGCTGGTCGACGGCGACGGTCCGCTGGGCGCGACACTCCGTACCGCGGTCCGGTACAGCGAGGGCAGGGTGGAGCGGCTGCCCGGGGCGCTCGGTCCGCGGCAGCTGATCGAGGCCCAGCTCGGCGCGTTCCGCTGGACGAATCGCCTGCTCGCCACCGCAGCCTAG